A single window of Butyricicoccus intestinisimiae DNA harbors:
- the yihA gene encoding ribosome biogenesis GTP-binding protein YihA/YsxC, whose amino-acid sequence MLNLHLVEFVRSAVKTADFPNDNLPQIAFAGKSNVGKSSTINRLLNRKNFARVGNAPGKTIHINFFEIDKKAYFVDLPGYGYAKVSKKERDRWGKLMDEYFASDDTLTMGFQIVDIRHKPTADDVTMTNWFLQTGVPFAIIANKLDKIKKSQLEGSLQTIRTTLHLPENVPVIPFSAEKGNGKDEVLALILEHIHEEK is encoded by the coding sequence ATGCTGAATTTACATCTGGTAGAATTTGTGCGGTCTGCTGTCAAAACAGCGGATTTCCCCAATGATAATTTGCCGCAGATCGCCTTTGCCGGCAAATCCAATGTCGGCAAATCGTCGACGATTAACCGCCTGCTCAACCGAAAGAATTTTGCCCGCGTCGGCAATGCGCCGGGAAAAACCATCCATATCAACTTTTTTGAGATTGATAAAAAAGCATACTTTGTAGACTTGCCGGGTTACGGCTATGCAAAGGTATCCAAGAAGGAGCGCGACCGCTGGGGCAAGCTCATGGATGAGTATTTTGCGAGTGATGATACGCTGACAATGGGATTCCAGATTGTGGATATCCGTCACAAGCCGACGGCGGACGACGTCACGATGACCAATTGGTTCCTGCAGACAGGCGTGCCGTTTGCAATCATTGCCAACAAGTTGGACAAAATCAAAAAGAGCCAGCTGGAAGGCAGTTTGCAGACCATTCGCACGACGCTGCACCTTCCGGAAAATGTGCCGGTTATTCCGTTTTCCGCAGAAAAGGGCAACGGCAAGGATGAAGTTCTTGCGCTGATTCTGGAACATATTCATGAAGAAAAATAA
- a CDS encoding zinc metalloprotease, translating to MQRNKRKYTWVMPVCMVMYGVFLGAAVAWFMDDWGLYEADTGTMILCIIHFVIAIVGTYIVQTMIHEVGHMICGLLSGYHVCSFRIFSFAWVKKEKICFQRMSVAGTSGQCLMVPPELIDGKMPFVLYNLGGVIANLLTAVLLGIYYWYFVYDFDEAVIICSMVITGMFLVLQNGIPFPMQMIDNDACNTVSLLRNPEAVRSFWVQLKVNEWSIKGVRLKDMLAEWFAVPCDETATDSMTTTVGVLACNRLMDEKRFEEAEQWMQHILTSDCEMTGLQRGLVLCNCIYLEAIAANRQERLHALLTAQQKRFMRKASTNLSVMRTEYALACRENKQKADAIQTRFEAYAKKCLYLADVQSERELIEIAEQKAIGKEPEL from the coding sequence ATGCAGCGGAATAAAAGGAAATATACATGGGTCATGCCCGTATGCATGGTGATGTATGGCGTGTTTTTGGGCGCTGCTGTCGCTTGGTTTATGGATGACTGGGGCCTGTATGAAGCAGATACAGGAACGATGATTTTGTGTATCATTCATTTCGTGATTGCAATTGTTGGAACATATATTGTTCAGACAATGATACACGAAGTAGGTCACATGATATGCGGCTTATTATCTGGGTATCATGTTTGCTCCTTTCGTATTTTTTCTTTCGCATGGGTGAAGAAAGAGAAAATCTGTTTTCAGCGGATGTCTGTAGCAGGTACAAGCGGGCAATGCTTGATGGTACCGCCGGAATTGATTGATGGTAAAATGCCATTCGTGCTGTATAATTTGGGCGGCGTGATTGCGAATCTGCTCACTGCCGTTTTGTTGGGCATATATTATTGGTATTTTGTGTATGACTTTGACGAAGCGGTTATCATATGCAGTATGGTCATAACTGGAATGTTTTTAGTTTTGCAAAATGGTATTCCATTTCCCATGCAGATGATTGATAATGATGCCTGCAATACCGTATCACTGCTGCGAAATCCAGAGGCGGTACGCTCTTTTTGGGTGCAATTAAAAGTCAATGAATGGTCGATCAAAGGCGTCCGGCTGAAAGACATGCTGGCAGAGTGGTTTGCCGTTCCATGCGATGAGACTGCGACAGACAGCATGACAACGACGGTTGGTGTGTTGGCATGCAATCGCCTGATGGATGAAAAACGATTTGAAGAGGCAGAACAATGGATGCAGCATATACTCACATCCGATTGTGAAATGACAGGTTTGCAGCGCGGTCTTGTCCTTTGCAATTGCATATATCTGGAAGCAATTGCTGCCAATCGACAAGAGAGACTGCATGCATTATTGACGGCGCAGCAGAAGCGGTTCATGCGAAAAGCAAGCACGAATCTTTCTGTTATGCGGACGGAGTATGCATTGGCTTGCCGAGAGAATAAGCAAAAAGCGGATGCAATACAAACTCGATTTGAAGCATATGCGAAGAAATGTCTGTATCTAGCAGATGTTCAATCAGAACGGGAGCTGATAGAGATAGCAGAACAAAAAGCAATAGGAAAAGAGCCGGAATTGTAA
- a CDS encoding SPFH domain-containing protein — protein MVAIILILIVLVVLISNIKIVPQAKAYTIERLGAYRVTWQTGLHFKIPLIERVARRVTLKEQVVDFEPQPVITKDNVTMQIDTVVYFQITDPKLFTYGVESPMAAIENLTATTLRNIIGDLELDETLTSRDVINTKMRTILDEATDAWGIKVNRVELKNIIPPKAIQESMEKQMKAERERREAILVAEGQKQSAILVAQGEKESMVLRADAKREAQIKEAQGQAEALMTVQKALADSLVLLNEAAPNDKVLRLKALEAFTKAADGKATKIIIPSEIQGMAGLATSLQEVWQTPSPKE, from the coding sequence ATGGTAGCAATCATTTTGATTTTGATTGTGTTGGTTGTATTGATTTCCAATATCAAAATCGTTCCGCAGGCAAAAGCGTATACGATTGAGCGATTGGGAGCGTATCGCGTCACATGGCAGACGGGTCTGCATTTTAAAATCCCGCTGATTGAGCGCGTCGCACGCCGTGTAACGCTCAAAGAGCAGGTGGTTGATTTTGAACCGCAGCCGGTTATCACCAAGGATAACGTTACTATGCAGATTGATACGGTTGTATATTTTCAGATCACAGATCCGAAGCTGTTTACTTATGGCGTAGAAAGTCCGATGGCGGCAATTGAAAACCTGACGGCAACAACGCTGCGAAACATCATCGGCGACTTGGAACTGGATGAAACACTGACATCCCGCGATGTCATCAACACCAAAATGCGCACGATTTTGGACGAAGCAACCGATGCGTGGGGCATTAAGGTCAACCGTGTGGAGCTGAAAAACATCATCCCGCCAAAGGCGATTCAGGAATCCATGGAGAAGCAGATGAAGGCAGAGCGCGAACGCCGCGAGGCCATTCTGGTTGCAGAAGGTCAGAAGCAGTCTGCGATTCTGGTTGCGCAGGGTGAAAAGGAATCTATGGTTCTGCGTGCAGATGCAAAGCGGGAAGCACAGATTAAGGAAGCACAGGGTCAGGCAGAAGCCCTGATGACCGTACAGAAGGCACTGGCGGACTCTCTGGTACTGCTCAATGAAGCAGCACCGAATGACAAGGTTCTTCGCCTGAAGGCGCTGGAAGCATTTACCAAGGCGGCAGACGGCAAGGCAACAAAGATTATCATTCCGTCGGAAATTCAGGGAATGGCAGGTTTGGCAACCTCTCTGCAGGAGGTATGGCAGACGCCAAGCCCGAAGGAATAG
- the lon gene encoding endopeptidase La: MSQIEEVVHDTCEESEVLPVLPLRGLVAFPEMLIHFDVGRLISMKALEQSMQDNQRLFLTAQRDIRTDVPTTDDLFVVGTVCTVKQILRLPGDNIRVLVEGSYRAGVEQFSKEDDGCMRARVFRMETEPGRVSERRKEALVRALQDRFEEYAGLASQITNDVVMTVLDGGEPGYLADYVAQNTPLAYETKQELLEELHDVRRLERVVRVLGHEIEILQIENSIQDKLKEQIDKNQKEYYLREQLKIIQTELGDQDLGEEVEEYREKIRALHLDEAAETKLLKEAGRLEKMQPMSAESGVVRTYLDTCLELPWNSTTSERVNLKQARKVLDRDHFGLDKVKDRIMEFLAVKSLAPQLKGQVLCLVGPPGVGKTSIVRSVAEAMNRKYARMSLGGVRDEADIRGHRKTYIGAMPGRIMTALTQAGSKNALILMDEIDKMGADSRGDPAAALLEVLDAEQNNAFRDHYIELPFDLSDVLFITTANTLDTIPRPLLDRMEIIELSSYTEQEKAEIAMRHLLPKQLEHHGLKKSNLALSRDTMVYLIDAYTREAGVRRLEQQIAKVCRKAAKIIAEDQQEHPDRKTRKRVTVNRSNMESFLGTPRYKHDNVTKKDEIGVVNGLAWTSVGGEMLQVEVNAVPGTGKLEITGNLGKVMTESAKAAVTYVRSAAEKLGIDPMFYKEKDIHIHFPEAAIPKDGPSAGVTMTTAIASALSDIPVRHDVAMTGEVTLRGRVMPIGGLKEKTMAAYRSGMKTVIVPAENEPDLQDIDPTVRENVEFVIAETMDTVLQTALRRPAKDGKTEAAVVTDASVQPGKTGARQGELC, encoded by the coding sequence ATGTCCCAGATTGAAGAAGTGGTACATGATACCTGTGAGGAATCCGAAGTGCTGCCGGTGCTGCCGCTGCGCGGATTGGTGGCGTTTCCGGAAATGCTGATTCATTTTGATGTCGGCCGTTTGATTTCCATGAAGGCGCTGGAGCAGTCCATGCAAGACAATCAGCGTCTGTTTCTGACAGCACAGCGTGATATTCGCACGGACGTACCGACAACAGATGATTTGTTTGTCGTAGGCACTGTGTGCACCGTCAAGCAGATTTTGCGTTTGCCGGGCGATAACATCCGCGTATTGGTGGAGGGCTCGTACCGCGCCGGTGTCGAACAGTTCTCCAAAGAGGACGATGGCTGCATGCGTGCCCGCGTTTTTCGTATGGAAACCGAGCCGGGGCGCGTGTCGGAGCGCCGCAAGGAAGCACTGGTTCGCGCATTGCAGGACAGATTTGAAGAATATGCAGGACTTGCATCCCAGATCACCAATGACGTTGTCATGACGGTGCTGGACGGCGGAGAACCGGGATATCTGGCGGATTATGTCGCACAAAATACACCGCTGGCATATGAAACCAAACAGGAGCTGCTTGAAGAACTGCATGATGTGCGCCGCTTGGAACGCGTTGTTCGCGTACTCGGTCATGAGATTGAAATTCTTCAGATTGAGAACTCCATTCAAGATAAATTAAAAGAACAAATTGATAAGAACCAGAAGGAATACTACCTGCGTGAGCAGCTCAAGATTATTCAGACCGAGCTGGGAGATCAGGATCTGGGAGAAGAAGTCGAGGAATACCGCGAAAAAATCCGTGCACTGCATTTGGATGAGGCGGCGGAAACCAAGCTGCTCAAGGAAGCAGGCCGTCTGGAAAAAATGCAGCCGATGTCCGCAGAGAGCGGCGTTGTCCGTACCTATCTGGATACCTGCTTGGAGCTTCCGTGGAACAGCACGACTTCCGAACGCGTCAATTTAAAGCAGGCACGCAAGGTGCTTGACCGCGACCATTTCGGACTGGATAAAGTAAAAGATCGCATTATGGAATTTTTGGCGGTTAAATCTCTTGCGCCGCAGCTCAAGGGACAGGTACTGTGTCTGGTCGGCCCTCCGGGTGTCGGCAAGACGTCCATTGTTCGCTCTGTCGCAGAGGCGATGAACCGCAAGTACGCACGCATGTCGCTCGGCGGTGTGCGCGATGAAGCGGATATTCGCGGACATAGAAAGACTTATATCGGTGCAATGCCGGGTCGTATTATGACGGCGCTGACACAGGCAGGCAGCAAAAATGCCTTGATTTTGATGGACGAAATTGATAAGATGGGCGCAGACTCCCGCGGTGATCCAGCTGCTGCTCTGCTCGAAGTGTTGGATGCAGAGCAGAACAATGCGTTCCGTGATCACTACATCGAGCTGCCGTTTGACTTGTCCGATGTGCTGTTTATCACAACGGCGAACACACTGGATACCATTCCGCGTCCGCTGCTCGACCGCATGGAGATTATCGAGCTGTCCAGCTATACGGAGCAGGAAAAGGCAGAAATTGCGATGCGTCATCTGTTGCCCAAGCAGCTGGAGCATCACGGTCTCAAAAAGTCCAATCTGGCGCTGAGTCGTGACACCATGGTATATCTCATTGATGCATATACCAGAGAAGCAGGCGTGCGCCGCTTGGAACAGCAGATCGCAAAGGTATGCCGAAAAGCAGCCAAGATCATTGCTGAAGATCAGCAGGAGCATCCGGATCGTAAGACGCGCAAGCGCGTGACGGTCAACCGCTCGAATATGGAGAGCTTTTTGGGTACGCCACGGTACAAACATGACAATGTCACCAAGAAAGATGAAATTGGTGTGGTCAATGGTCTGGCATGGACTTCGGTCGGCGGCGAAATGCTTCAGGTAGAAGTCAATGCCGTGCCGGGCACCGGCAAGCTGGAAATTACCGGCAATCTGGGCAAGGTTATGACAGAATCTGCCAAGGCAGCGGTTACATATGTGCGCTCTGCAGCGGAAAAGCTGGGCATTGACCCGATGTTCTATAAAGAAAAAGATATTCACATTCATTTTCCGGAAGCGGCAATCCCGAAGGACGGCCCATCTGCCGGCGTGACCATGACAACGGCGATTGCATCGGCGCTGTCAGACATTCCGGTGCGCCATGACGTCGCGATGACCGGCGAAGTGACCCTGCGCGGCCGCGTGATGCCGATTGGCGGATTGAAGGAAAAGACCATGGCGGCATACCGTTCCGGCATGAAAACCGTCATTGTTCCGGCGGAAAATGAACCGGATTTACAGGATATTGACCCGACTGTACGTGAAAATGTAGAATTTGTCATTGCAGAAACCATGGATACGGTATTACAGACAGCACTGCGCCGTCCGGCAAAGGACGGCAAAACAGAAGCGGCTGTGGTGACGGATGCTTCTGTGCAGCCTGGAAAAACCGGTGCGAGACAAGGAGAATTATGCTGA
- a CDS encoding diaminopimelate decarboxylase — MNEKKPFITKEQAEAIVKEYPTPLHLYDEKGIRENARKLYDAFSWNKGFREYFAVKATPTPKILQILKEEGCGTDCSSLTELMMSDACGFKGKEIMFSSNDTPAEEFVMADKMGATINLDDITHIPFLEDAIGHIPERICCRFNPGGVFQLGGSEEGFQVMDNPGDAKYGMTRAQISEAYKTLKQKGAKEFGIHAFLASNTISNEYYPALARILFKLAVELKEETGAHITFINLSGGIGIPYRPEQSVNDIKVIGEGVRKAYEEILVPAGMDDVSLYTELGRYMLGPYGCLLTRAIHEKNTYKHYIGVDACAANLMRPAIYGAYHHITVLGKEHAPCDHTYDVTGSLCENCDKFAVDRELPKIDIGDLLVIHDTGAHGFSMGYNYNGRLRSAEVLFREDGTTELMRRAETPADYFATLDITGLFDK; from the coding sequence ATGAACGAAAAGAAACCATTTATCACCAAGGAACAGGCAGAGGCAATTGTAAAAGAATACCCGACTCCGCTGCACTTGTACGATGAAAAGGGTATCCGCGAGAATGCACGCAAGCTGTACGATGCATTTTCCTGGAATAAGGGATTCCGCGAGTATTTTGCAGTCAAGGCTACCCCGACGCCGAAGATTTTACAGATTCTGAAGGAAGAGGGCTGCGGTACAGACTGCTCCTCTCTGACTGAGCTGATGATGAGCGATGCTTGCGGCTTCAAGGGCAAGGAGATTATGTTTTCCTCCAATGATACGCCGGCAGAGGAATTTGTCATGGCGGATAAGATGGGCGCTACCATCAATCTGGACGACATCACGCATATTCCGTTCCTTGAGGACGCCATTGGTCACATTCCGGAGCGTATTTGCTGCCGTTTCAATCCGGGCGGTGTGTTCCAGCTGGGCGGCTCGGAAGAAGGCTTTCAGGTCATGGACAACCCGGGCGATGCCAAGTATGGCATGACTCGTGCGCAGATTTCTGAGGCGTATAAAACGCTCAAGCAGAAGGGCGCAAAGGAATTTGGCATCCATGCATTCCTCGCATCCAATACCATTTCGAATGAGTATTATCCGGCACTGGCACGCATCCTGTTTAAGCTGGCTGTAGAGCTGAAAGAGGAGACCGGTGCACATATCACCTTCATCAACCTGTCCGGCGGCATTGGCATCCCGTACCGTCCGGAGCAGAGCGTGAACGACATCAAGGTGATTGGCGAGGGCGTGCGCAAGGCATATGAGGAAATCCTCGTGCCGGCCGGCATGGACGATGTATCCCTGTACACAGAGCTGGGCCGCTATATGCTTGGCCCATACGGCTGCCTGCTGACGCGTGCAATTCATGAAAAGAACACTTATAAGCATTACATCGGTGTGGACGCTTGCGCTGCCAATCTGATGCGTCCGGCTATCTATGGTGCATACCATCATATCACAGTACTGGGCAAGGAGCATGCACCGTGCGATCATACCTATGATGTGACCGGCTCTCTGTGTGAGAACTGCGATAAGTTCGCTGTCGACCGCGAACTGCCGAAGATTGATATTGGCGATCTGCTCGTCATTCATGACACCGGTGCGCACGGCTTCTCCATGGGCTATAATTACAATGGCCGTCTGCGCTCCGCAGAGGTTCTGTTCCGCGAGGACGGCACCACCGAACTGATGCGCCGCGCAGAAACGCCGGCGGATTACTTCGCAACACTGGACATTACCGGCCTGTTTGACAAGTAA
- a CDS encoding DUF3846 domain-containing protein, with protein MNEFTENPYIIRSLYILPDEEPVVKYLNGTEAQMEELVHGKIASAGIEEGVCVIHNALSELLKMTENRVIDGTQFYGPMIVVSFDNVGNIISLTEDDAEYFAEQFALKK; from the coding sequence GTGAACGAATTTACTGAAAATCCATATATCATTCGCAGTCTGTACATCCTTCCGGATGAAGAGCCGGTTGTGAAGTATCTCAACGGTACGGAAGCACAGATGGAGGAACTGGTACATGGCAAAATCGCTTCGGCAGGCATTGAGGAGGGCGTTTGCGTCATTCACAATGCGCTGAGCGAGCTGCTTAAGATGACGGAAAACCGCGTCATTGATGGAACCCAGTTTTACGGCCCGATGATTGTGGTGTCTTTTGACAATGTCGGAAACATCATTTCGCTGACCGAAGATGATGCGGAATACTTTGCGGAACAATTTGCTTTGAAAAAGTAA
- a CDS encoding EcsC family protein has translation MRRKRQNIWEDEWDDLRRREEKYIYKNCVQGTKLFSKLQKIVPKNLQSKLDAAFSKAFEVIFDKGTGVIEKTYNKEKRQSEYEVREYAAKIREDKQNVRAFRKKASGYARKNLLFSSLEGIGFGLIGLGLPDIPLFVSLTLRNLYEISLSFGYDYDNMEERYFQLRIIETALYSGDEMRARDESMNALCKNMCGSKQQKPEDTKKLAFDLKEQIHRTAKALSDDMLYAKFIQGQMLVGVIGGATDVTVLKRITDYAMLKYRRRYLLDREWKEDADAAE, from the coding sequence ATGAGACGAAAGAGACAAAACATTTGGGAAGATGAGTGGGACGACCTGCGCAGACGCGAAGAAAAGTACATCTACAAAAACTGCGTGCAGGGAACCAAACTGTTTTCCAAGCTGCAAAAAATTGTTCCGAAAAACCTGCAGTCCAAACTGGACGCCGCATTTAGCAAGGCGTTCGAGGTGATATTTGACAAGGGCACGGGCGTCATTGAAAAGACCTATAACAAAGAAAAACGTCAGTCGGAATATGAAGTGCGGGAATATGCCGCCAAAATCCGAGAGGACAAACAAAATGTGCGTGCCTTTCGCAAAAAAGCAAGCGGGTATGCCAGAAAAAATCTGCTGTTTTCTTCGTTGGAAGGCATTGGATTTGGCTTGATTGGCTTGGGCTTGCCGGATATTCCGCTGTTTGTCAGTTTGACGCTGCGCAATTTGTATGAAATTTCTCTGTCGTTTGGGTATGACTATGACAACATGGAGGAGCGCTATTTTCAGCTGCGAATCATTGAAACGGCGCTGTATAGCGGCGATGAGATGCGTGCACGCGATGAGAGCATGAACGCGCTGTGTAAAAATATGTGCGGCAGCAAGCAGCAAAAGCCGGAAGATACAAAAAAACTGGCATTTGATCTCAAAGAGCAGATTCACCGCACAGCCAAAGCCCTGTCCGACGATATGCTGTATGCAAAATTCATTCAGGGGCAAATGCTGGTCGGCGTTATTGGCGGCGCCACCGATGTGACGGTACTCAAACGCATTACGGATTACGCCATGCTCAAATACCGAAGACGGTACTTGTTGGATAGGGAATGGAAGGAAGATGCGGATGCAGCGGAATAA
- a CDS encoding Na/Pi cotransporter family protein has product MGFSNILALCGGLGLFLFGMKYMGAGLELAAGPKLNNLLEKLTRNPVMGFLLGVFVTACVQSSSATTIMCMGFLNAGIMDLLQAAGVILGANVGTTMTSILIALDVSWLAPVCIFVGALMQMFCKKKVQKYVGQIILGFGILFQGLHTMSDSMSGLKDIPEFQHFIASATNPLLGFVVGLILCGVIQSSSAAVGVLQALAMQGLMPMHFAAFLICGINVGSSITPFLSAIGAKNNTKRAAVIYCVYNVIGAIIFIPICMLTPFVNIYNLFTSNTVVQISMFHITFKLVTALVLLPFVQWLVNISYRVIPKKVHENAYRFAYIDSKQIDAPSATIRQLYKESERMGGMVRENLVLAAEGMLNNDVSQAEKIRETENVINFLNHGITDYLVQFSGHSLPAHVPQLVGNMFHLVGDLERIGDHAINLLEKTEQCLEKNLIYSEEARQELKAMYEADLLLFDRAFSGFLCHNLTEQDALELHHIEDSVDNMKRNYENNHIKRLSNKQCATEPGIIFVEALHDFEKIGDHADDMVFIARKNAQISGGIRPPVLSTDLA; this is encoded by the coding sequence ATGGGATTTAGTAACATTCTAGCCTTGTGCGGCGGATTGGGACTGTTTCTGTTCGGCATGAAGTACATGGGTGCCGGATTGGAATTGGCTGCCGGTCCAAAGCTGAACAACCTGCTGGAGAAACTGACACGCAACCCGGTTATGGGCTTCCTTCTGGGCGTCTTCGTCACCGCCTGCGTGCAGTCCTCTTCTGCAACGACAATCATGTGTATGGGCTTCCTGAATGCGGGCATTATGGACTTGCTTCAGGCGGCTGGCGTTATTCTCGGCGCAAACGTCGGCACGACCATGACGAGTATTTTGATTGCGCTGGACGTTTCGTGGCTCGCTCCGGTATGTATCTTTGTCGGTGCGCTGATGCAGATGTTCTGCAAGAAAAAAGTACAAAAGTATGTGGGACAGATCATTCTTGGTTTTGGTATTCTGTTCCAAGGTCTGCATACGATGAGTGACTCGATGTCCGGTCTCAAGGACATTCCCGAATTTCAGCACTTTATCGCCAGCGCGACCAATCCGCTGTTGGGATTTGTTGTCGGTTTGATTTTGTGCGGTGTCATTCAGAGCTCGTCCGCAGCTGTCGGCGTACTGCAGGCACTGGCCATGCAGGGATTGATGCCGATGCATTTCGCGGCATTTCTGATTTGCGGCATCAACGTTGGCTCGTCCATCACGCCGTTCCTGTCTGCAATTGGTGCGAAGAACAATACCAAGCGTGCAGCCGTGATCTACTGCGTATACAATGTTATCGGTGCGATTATCTTCATTCCGATTTGTATGCTGACGCCGTTCGTCAACATTTACAACCTGTTTACGTCCAATACCGTGGTACAGATTTCCATGTTCCACATCACATTTAAGCTGGTGACGGCATTGGTTTTGCTGCCGTTCGTACAGTGGCTGGTCAACATTTCGTATCGCGTTATCCCGAAGAAGGTACACGAAAACGCATACCGCTTTGCGTATATTGATTCCAAGCAGATTGACGCGCCGAGCGCGACAATTCGTCAGCTGTACAAGGAGTCTGAGCGCATGGGCGGCATGGTTCGCGAGAACTTGGTGCTGGCAGCCGAAGGCATGCTGAACAATGATGTCAGTCAGGCGGAGAAAATTCGCGAGACGGAAAACGTCATCAACTTCCTCAATCACGGCATTACAGACTATCTGGTGCAATTCAGCGGCCACAGTCTTCCGGCGCATGTGCCGCAGCTCGTCGGAAACATGTTCCATCTGGTTGGTGATTTGGAGCGCATCGGCGATCATGCAATCAATTTGCTGGAAAAGACTGAGCAGTGCTTGGAAAAGAATCTGATTTATTCGGAAGAAGCACGGCAGGAACTCAAAGCGATGTATGAAGCGGATCTTCTGCTGTTTGACCGCGCGTTCAGCGGTTTCTTATGTCACAATCTGACCGAGCAGGATGCGCTGGAGCTTCACCACATTGAGGACTCCGTGGACAATATGAAGCGCAATTATGAGAACAATCATATCAAGCGCCTCAGCAACAAGCAGTGTGCGACCGAGCCGGGCATTATCTTTGTAGAAGCGCTGCACGATTTTGAAAAAATCGGCGACCATGCAGACGATATGGTATTTATTGCGCGGAAAAACGCACAGATTTCCGGCGGCATTCGTCCGCCGGTGCTGAGCACCGATCTGGCTTAA
- a CDS encoding oxidoreductase, which translates to MKKQVSDTFSIRNTMIRNRICVPPMVVYNWSDGSGYVDDKHVEHYRQLAHGGAGLIIQEATCVTAEGQLAQTQLGIWEDGQIAGLRRITQAVHAEGCPIFVQIHHAGIVGIAEHALCPSAYQLGDKTGAEMSVEQIHAIQQAFIRAAQRAYQAGYDGVELHGCHRYLMCQFLNRRVNTRADVYGEHPEQFVLEILEGIRKTVPEDFVVGIRLGAFEPTLEDGIRHAKILEQHGIDFLDISYGFTEEQETEKPAGFPYKDIVYAAGEIKKQVSVPVFAVNGIRTPEDARGALELTQVDMIDVGRGSLANPNWTADALAGRETDTCLDCSVCQWRIDPARCAGRLLHEKRQK; encoded by the coding sequence ATGAAAAAACAAGTATCTGATACATTTTCTATTCGCAATACGATGATACGCAACCGCATCTGCGTGCCGCCGATGGTTGTGTACAATTGGTCGGACGGAAGCGGTTATGTCGACGACAAGCATGTGGAGCATTATCGGCAGTTGGCTCACGGCGGCGCAGGACTGATTATTCAGGAGGCCACCTGCGTGACAGCTGAGGGACAACTCGCACAGACGCAGCTTGGCATTTGGGAGGACGGACAAATTGCCGGTCTGCGGCGCATTACGCAGGCGGTGCATGCAGAAGGATGTCCGATTTTCGTGCAGATTCATCATGCCGGCATTGTCGGCATCGCAGAGCACGCGCTGTGTCCGAGCGCCTATCAGCTGGGCGACAAGACCGGCGCTGAGATGTCTGTGGAGCAGATTCATGCAATCCAGCAGGCATTTATCCGTGCGGCGCAGCGCGCCTATCAGGCAGGATATGACGGCGTAGAGCTGCACGGCTGCCATCGGTATCTGATGTGTCAATTTTTGAACCGCAGAGTGAATACACGTGCCGATGTATATGGCGAGCATCCGGAACAATTTGTGCTGGAGATTTTGGAAGGCATTCGCAAAACCGTGCCGGAGGATTTTGTCGTGGGCATTCGTTTGGGTGCGTTTGAGCCGACACTGGAGGACGGCATCCGCCATGCCAAGATTTTGGAACAGCATGGCATTGACTTTTTGGATATTTCGTATGGCTTTACCGAGGAGCAAGAGACGGAAAAACCGGCCGGATTCCCGTACAAAGATATTGTTTATGCAGCGGGCGAAATCAAAAAGCAGGTGTCCGTTCCGGTATTTGCCGTCAACGGCATCCGCACGCCGGAAGATGCGCGCGGTGCGCTGGAGCTGACACAGGTGGATATGATTGACGTCGGACGCGGTTCGCTGGCAAATCCGAACTGGACTGCGGATGCTCTGGCAGGACGCGAAACAGATACCTGTCTGGATTGCAGCGTGTGCCAGTGGCGGATTGATCCGGCACGGTGCGCCGGACGCCTGTTACATGAGAAAAGACAGAAGTGA
- a CDS encoding NfeD family protein, which translates to MTISPIYIWVGVLIFCLVAEACTVQLITIWFAVGSVGAMAAAAMGFGETVQLGVCLTVAIVMLLLLRPVVRGKLLTTVDRTNADRILDQTAIVIQTIDAKQEIGQIRLMGQIWSARAADPNDCIPEGETVVVTAISGVKAIVKRA; encoded by the coding sequence ATGACTATTTCTCCTATTTATATTTGGGTTGGCGTGCTGATTTTCTGTCTGGTGGCAGAAGCGTGCACGGTGCAGCTGATTACCATTTGGTTTGCCGTCGGTTCTGTCGGAGCGATGGCTGCCGCCGCTATGGGATTCGGCGAGACGGTGCAGCTCGGCGTCTGTCTGACAGTCGCGATTGTCATGCTGCTGTTGCTGCGGCCGGTTGTCCGCGGCAAGCTGCTGACAACGGTGGATCGGACAAATGCAGATCGGATTCTTGACCAAACGGCCATTGTCATTCAGACGATTGATGCGAAGCAGGAAATCGGACAGATTCGCCTGATGGGGCAGATTTGGAGCGCGCGTGCGGCTGACCCGAACGATTGCATTCCGGAAGGTGAGACGGTTGTTGTCACTGCGATTTCCGGTGTAAAAGCAATCGTCAAGAGAGCGTAG